From Bacillus sp. FSL K6-3431, the proteins below share one genomic window:
- a CDS encoding response regulator transcription factor: protein MKTNILIVDDDKEIAKLLELYLKNEGYEVYKSYDGEDALKIIDQQSIDLLILDVMMPKIDGLEVCRQIRINKNIPILMLSAKVEDMDKIIGLMTGADDYMGKPFNPLELVARVKALIRRATMQNTYPNKPHTDQLLIHSLVINRKNHTVQVDEKNLNLTPLEFNILYLLASCPGRVYSSEEIFEHVWKEAAYGTSKTVMVHVSNLREKLEVATNGEKIIQTVWGVGYKIDK from the coding sequence TTGAAAACAAATATTTTAATTGTGGATGATGATAAAGAAATTGCAAAATTATTAGAGCTTTATCTAAAAAACGAAGGCTACGAAGTGTATAAAAGCTATGATGGTGAAGATGCTTTGAAAATTATTGATCAACAATCAATTGATTTATTAATCTTAGACGTGATGATGCCAAAAATAGATGGATTAGAAGTTTGTCGGCAAATTAGAATAAATAAAAACATTCCAATCCTGATGTTAAGTGCCAAGGTAGAGGATATGGACAAAATTATCGGGTTAATGACCGGTGCAGATGATTATATGGGGAAGCCATTTAATCCATTGGAGCTCGTTGCAAGGGTCAAAGCACTGATTAGACGTGCCACAATGCAAAATACATATCCAAATAAACCTCACACTGATCAATTATTAATCCATTCACTTGTAATAAACAGAAAAAATCATACAGTTCAAGTAGATGAAAAAAATCTAAATCTTACTCCGTTAGAGTTTAACATCCTATATCTATTGGCTAGTTGTCCTGGTAGAGTATATAGTTCCGAGGAAATATTTGAGCATGTTTGGAAAGAAGCAGCGTATGGGACAAGTAAAACTGTCATGGTTCATGTTAGTAATCTCCGTGAAAAACTAGAAGTAGCGACAAATGGCGAAAAGATTATTCAAACCGTTTGGGGCGTGGGGTATAAAATTGATAAATAA
- a CDS encoding sensor histidine kinase, translating to MAKRLFKPFGAWGIKLINNFIAVVKSLPKWRIFLLVLQSAIFTYITTYLLSGFVVYLISNSITLSGLHLALVEIVGNRKFETINEFFLLYSKVFILIFFLCYLYLLYRRERKKQYIRNLFQMMNEIGYIAEGNFEHQIETFYNNELDTLATNINNIVLQLKNAIAEERHLEHTKNELITNVSHDLRTPLTSTIGYLGLIEQDKYRDEVELRHYTGIAYDKALSLEHLINELFEYTRMQDKRLILNKVPINIAEILGQLIIQNHLQFNTNNISCREFISTEKMLVLGDGEKLARVFDNLITNAINYGKDGKYIDITAKEENDTIIVIVTNYGEPIPNIDIPHIFERFYRAEKSRSMDTGGSGLGLAIAKSIIAHHDGTIEVESNMEKTSFIVRLKKLKYLSP from the coding sequence ATGGCGAAAAGATTATTCAAACCGTTTGGGGCGTGGGGTATAAAATTGATAAATAACTTTATAGCTGTCGTTAAGTCACTCCCAAAGTGGAGAATCTTCCTTTTAGTTCTGCAATCTGCTATATTCACCTATATTACTACATATCTGTTATCTGGCTTTGTCGTCTATCTCATTTCTAATTCTATTACACTTTCAGGTCTACATTTGGCATTGGTAGAAATTGTCGGAAATAGGAAATTTGAGACTATCAACGAATTTTTTCTGCTTTATTCTAAAGTTTTTATTCTTATTTTCTTCCTCTGTTACTTGTATCTGTTATACCGCCGCGAAAGAAAAAAACAATATATCAGAAACTTGTTTCAAATGATGAATGAGATTGGTTATATTGCAGAAGGAAACTTTGAACACCAAATCGAAACATTTTATAATAATGAGTTAGACACGCTTGCTACTAATATTAATAATATTGTCCTTCAATTAAAAAATGCAATAGCTGAAGAGCGGCATCTTGAACATACAAAAAATGAATTAATCACGAATGTTTCTCATGACTTAAGAACACCCCTTACATCTACCATTGGCTATTTAGGTTTGATTGAACAGGATAAATACCGTGACGAGGTTGAATTACGGCATTATACGGGTATCGCTTACGATAAAGCGCTAAGTCTCGAACATTTAATTAATGAGTTATTCGAGTATACTCGTATGCAAGATAAACGCCTTATTTTAAATAAGGTTCCCATTAATATCGCTGAAATACTAGGCCAATTAATCATTCAAAACCATTTGCAATTTAACACAAACAATATAAGTTGCAGAGAATTTATTTCCACTGAAAAAATGCTTGTCCTTGGCGATGGGGAAAAATTAGCACGTGTATTCGATAACTTAATAACCAACGCAATAAATTATGGGAAAGATGGGAAGTATATCGATATCACAGCTAAGGAAGAAAATGATACGATTATCGTAATCGTGACTAACTATGGCGAACCTATTCCTAACATTGATATACCTCATATCTTTGAACGCTTTTATCGAGCAGAAAAATCAAGGTCAATGGATACAGGTGGTTCCGGATTAGGATTAGCAATAGCAAAAAGTATCATTGCACACCATGATGGGACAATAGAAGTAGAAAGTAATATGGAAAAAACTAGCTTTATCGTAAGACTAAAAAAATTAAAATATCTCTCACCATAA
- a CDS encoding D-alanyl-D-alanine carboxypeptidase family protein → MRKLNKRGILLLMIILISCLAIATNEEPNIQSKSAILIDASSGKILFEKNAVTPFPVASISKMMTTYIVLEQIEKGDINWEEKVAISEVANNLEENAVKIANNIGDSLSVRDLYAAMVISSANNATKALAEHISGTEEAFTTLMNDNAGKMGLSKQTHFVNATGLANPMMDNAENTMTAKDVAFLAYNLLKDFPEVLEMTSQSDFYIESNNIALYNTNKMLDKSNKNTYLEEVDGLKTGFTDAAGYSFTGTALKGDKRLISVVLDAKDEDTRFIETKRLFSFGFGTSYISSFKIFIKSNLMKLEKRK, encoded by the coding sequence ATGAGGAAATTGAATAAAAGAGGTATTCTACTATTAATGATCATTCTTATTAGTTGTCTAGCCATTGCTACAAACGAGGAACCAAATATACAGAGTAAGTCAGCCATTCTTATCGATGCATCTTCCGGGAAGATTCTTTTTGAAAAAAATGCAGTGACACCATTTCCTGTTGCAAGTATTTCAAAGATGATGACAACCTATATTGTTCTAGAGCAAATTGAAAAAGGAGATATTAATTGGGAGGAAAAGGTCGCAATAAGCGAAGTAGCTAATAACTTAGAAGAAAACGCAGTAAAAATTGCTAATAATATTGGGGATTCATTGTCCGTACGAGATTTATATGCTGCTATGGTTATCTCTTCTGCAAATAATGCTACAAAGGCATTAGCTGAACATATTTCAGGTACAGAAGAGGCATTTACAACATTAATGAATGACAATGCAGGGAAAATGGGATTATCAAAACAAACTCATTTTGTAAATGCCACAGGATTAGCAAATCCGATGATGGATAATGCGGAAAATACAATGACAGCAAAAGATGTAGCATTTTTAGCATATAATTTGTTAAAAGACTTTCCTGAAGTCTTGGAGATGACTAGTCAATCGGATTTCTATATTGAATCTAATAATATTGCTCTTTATAATACAAATAAAATGTTAGATAAATCAAATAAAAATACATACCTTGAAGAAGTTGATGGCTTAAAAACCGGCTTTACTGATGCTGCTGGATATTCATTTACGGGAACTGCACTAAAAGGGGACAAGCGCTTAATTTCAGTAGTGTTGGATGCAAAAGATGAAGATACCCGTTTTATAGAGACAAAAAGATTATTTTCATTTGGTTTTGGAACTTCATATATATCATCTTTTAAAATATTCATTAAATCTAATTTGATGAAGCTTGAAAAAAGGAAATAA
- a CDS encoding aminotransferase-like domain-containing protein: MKYAEIMKFIDQRMKDGYLKPGSKLPSIRALSEEFSCSKNTVIKAYSEMEKKHSIYSVPKSGYYIVENYHSPRKSQLDNRKIDFLSAGPDKLAMPYRDFQHCINQAIELYKEDMFTYSEVQGLYSLRVQLARHLQDIQVFTVPERICVVSGSQQALNIFVSLPFPNGKTNVCLEQPTHVGFIESIKLQNAVAFGIEVTATGIDLQRLEEIFKHNNIKFFYIVSRFHNPTGYSYSNSEKKRIVELAQKYDVYIIEDDYMGDLDLNLKQDPMFAYDTSGRVIFTKSFSKVMLPGLRLGVTVIPEAMRTEFLRAKFAADLHTTVLTQGALEIYLKSGMFHAHIQKMRLIYSKKGLLLQKAYKELLPTSTSFSGSLSGFYSTIELPNQLKAKELIEHLVKENVYVDNTKKMYLPEFEKETIIRLSVSQVEDELISIGIQKIADAIEELIKKRKQGYIQFI, from the coding sequence ATGAAATACGCAGAGATCATGAAGTTTATTGATCAACGAATGAAAGATGGCTATTTGAAGCCGGGGAGTAAATTGCCTTCGATTCGAGCTTTATCTGAAGAGTTTTCATGTAGTAAAAATACAGTCATTAAAGCATATAGCGAAATGGAAAAGAAGCATTCCATCTATTCAGTACCTAAGAGCGGTTATTATATCGTAGAAAACTATCATTCACCGAGAAAAAGTCAATTAGATAATAGAAAGATTGATTTTTTGTCTGCAGGTCCTGATAAACTAGCAATGCCCTATCGTGACTTTCAGCATTGCATTAATCAAGCGATTGAATTATACAAAGAAGACATGTTCACTTACTCCGAGGTACAAGGCTTGTATTCATTGCGTGTTCAACTTGCCCGGCATTTGCAAGATATTCAGGTCTTTACTGTACCCGAAAGAATATGTGTTGTATCTGGTTCTCAACAAGCACTTAATATCTTCGTATCCCTTCCTTTTCCAAATGGAAAAACCAATGTTTGTTTGGAGCAGCCAACGCATGTTGGGTTCATTGAATCAATTAAATTGCAAAATGCTGTTGCCTTTGGCATTGAAGTTACAGCTACTGGAATAGATTTACAGCGTTTAGAAGAGATTTTCAAGCATAATAATATTAAGTTTTTCTACATTGTTTCAAGGTTTCACAACCCTACCGGATACAGCTATTCTAACTCCGAAAAGAAAAGAATCGTCGAATTAGCACAAAAATACGATGTTTATATTATTGAGGATGACTATATGGGAGATCTGGATCTAAACTTAAAGCAGGATCCAATGTTTGCATATGACACATCAGGTAGAGTTATATTTACAAAAAGTTTTTCAAAAGTTATGTTGCCTGGATTAAGACTTGGTGTAACAGTTATCCCTGAGGCCATGAGGACGGAGTTTTTGCGTGCCAAGTTTGCTGCAGATTTACATACTACAGTACTTACGCAAGGAGCATTGGAAATCTATTTAAAAAGTGGAATGTTCCATGCTCATATTCAAAAAATGAGGCTTATATATAGTAAAAAAGGACTTCTTTTGCAAAAAGCATACAAAGAGCTTTTGCCGACTTCCACATCTTTTTCCGGCTCGTTATCTGGTTTCTATTCGACGATAGAATTACCCAATCAGTTAAAAGCAAAGGAGCTTATTGAACATTTAGTAAAGGAAAATGTGTATGTGGATAATACGAAAAAAATGTACCTTCCGGAATTTGAAAAAGAAACAATTATAAGACTAAGTGTTTCTCAAGTGGAGGATGAGCTAATCAGCATCGGTATTCAAAAAATTGCTGACGCTATCGAAGAGTTGATTAAAAAGAGGAAACAGGGTTATATTCAATTTATTTAA
- the blaOXA gene encoding class D beta-lactamase, which translates to MKGFKVLALLLITLLISGAMISNPVNAKTSKTKELHVGNLFNDVQGTIVIKDLKKDTVYIYNKKRSKEQFTPESTFKVPNALIGLEERAVDDEYEVKRWDGVVREVENWNRDHTLASAMRHSAIWFYQDMARDIGTERMEINLNKINYGNNDISGGIDMFWLDSSLVISAQEQVAFFEKLVEEKLPFNKQNLKTVKRIMINEEYDDFTVHGKTGTRLSDLGLGWYVGYVETNKNTWVFATNIDGSGTTAKNITFETLKKLKIIKNSEF; encoded by the coding sequence ATGAAAGGATTCAAGGTATTAGCGCTTTTACTTATTACGTTATTGATTTCAGGAGCGATGATTAGCAATCCAGTGAATGCCAAAACTTCAAAAACAAAAGAACTGCATGTTGGCAATTTGTTTAATGATGTTCAAGGAACAATAGTTATAAAAGATCTAAAAAAAGACACTGTTTATATTTATAATAAAAAAAGGAGTAAGGAGCAATTCACTCCAGAGTCTACCTTTAAAGTTCCCAATGCGTTAATTGGATTAGAGGAAAGGGCTGTAGATGATGAGTACGAAGTAAAAAGATGGGACGGCGTAGTTCGAGAGGTTGAAAACTGGAATAGAGATCATACGTTGGCTTCTGCAATGAGACATTCTGCGATCTGGTTTTATCAAGATATGGCTCGAGATATTGGTACAGAGCGCATGGAGATCAATCTTAATAAGATAAACTATGGTAATAATGATATTTCTGGTGGTATTGATATGTTTTGGCTTGATAGCAGTTTGGTAATATCAGCTCAAGAACAAGTAGCTTTTTTCGAAAAACTTGTGGAAGAAAAGTTACCCTTTAATAAACAAAATCTAAAAACCGTCAAAAGAATCATGATTAATGAAGAATATGACGACTTTACGGTTCACGGTAAAACCGGCACGAGATTATCTGATCTGGGACTTGGATGGTATGTGGGATATGTTGAAACAAATAAAAATACATGGGTATTTGCAACAAATATAGATGGTTCAGGGACAACTGCGAAAAATATAACATTTGAAACTTTAAAGAAGCTTAAAATAATCAAAAATAGTGAATTTTAA
- a CDS encoding ABC transporter substrate-binding protein, with product MRKVTLFLMSILLLLVLTACGGESDKANVKEESSKNVAEKGDKTSAIEVKDASGESVTLESIPESIAALNSGDLDILLALSANVTGRPSVSGPVAEELEGITEIGNPHQPNFEKIAQVHPDVLTAATSFKQHAETIERQGTKVLYTKANSIADIQETISMFGKLLQKETESENINNSITKEVSSMEKGESDPVKTLLVYGAPGTYLAALSNSLSGDLLEKAGGENIAADFPVEENYPQYASLSVEKIIERNPEVVMLITHGDADAVKSAFEEEMTKNAAWKNLDAVKSGNVVILPPNLFGSNPGTKVIDALRVMKENLAAVK from the coding sequence ATGAGGAAAGTAACATTATTTTTAATGTCTATATTGCTGTTGTTAGTTTTAACAGCATGTGGTGGGGAGAGTGATAAAGCAAATGTGAAAGAAGAATCTTCAAAAAATGTGGCTGAAAAAGGAGATAAAACATCAGCTATTGAAGTAAAAGACGCTTCAGGTGAAAGTGTTACGCTTGAAAGTATTCCTGAATCTATCGCAGCACTAAATTCAGGGGATTTAGATATTTTACTAGCTTTAAGTGCGAATGTGACTGGTCGTCCAAGTGTAAGCGGTCCTGTCGCGGAAGAGTTAGAAGGCATTACAGAAATCGGTAATCCACACCAGCCGAATTTCGAAAAAATAGCTCAGGTTCATCCTGATGTTTTAACAGCAGCAACAAGTTTTAAACAACATGCTGAAACTATAGAACGACAAGGAACGAAGGTTCTTTATACAAAGGCAAATTCGATTGCTGATATTCAAGAAACAATTAGTATGTTTGGAAAGCTATTACAAAAAGAAACAGAATCCGAAAATATTAATAACTCCATTACGAAAGAAGTAAGCAGTATGGAAAAAGGCGAATCCGATCCTGTAAAAACATTATTAGTATATGGTGCACCAGGTACTTATTTAGCCGCTCTTTCAAACTCACTTTCAGGTGATTTATTAGAAAAAGCGGGTGGAGAGAATATTGCAGCGGATTTTCCAGTAGAAGAAAATTACCCGCAGTATGCGAGTTTAAGTGTTGAAAAGATTATCGAAAGAAATCCAGAAGTTGTTATGCTTATAACCCATGGGGATGCAGATGCGGTTAAATCAGCATTTGAAGAAGAAATGACCAAAAATGCCGCGTGGAAGAATCTTGATGCTGTTAAAAGCGGAAATGTAGTTATTTTACCGCCAAATTTATTTGGTTCAAACCCAGGAACAAAAGTGATAGATGCTCTTAGGGTGATGAAAGAAAATCTAGCGGCGGTTAAATAA
- a CDS encoding FecCD family ABC transporter permease — protein sequence MVAQTSKNAHPLAKKRTVIVVIFSIVLVFACIISLMIGPISFSLSEVWGGLVHSDDSLARRIVWELRFPRVLIGMIVGMCLASSGAILQGVMKNPLADPGIIGVSSGAGIAATTIMIIYPAYLMFLPLAAFVGALVTALIIYVLSWKGGTSPVRIILVGVAINAVIGAFMSALMLLHSDKVQSVLPWLAGGIAGVGWIQFEMIIYYAIAALGLALFSIRHIRILRLGDEVAKLLGHHVEKSRFFLIVLSTLLAGIAVSVSGLIGFVGLVVPHILRIMIGGDYRYLLPASALGGGLLVVLADTVARSVFDPIELPVGILLSFLGGPFFLYMIQRRRDSFDSH from the coding sequence ATAGTAGCACAAACATCTAAAAATGCTCATCCACTTGCTAAAAAGCGAACAGTTATAGTAGTTATTTTTAGCATTGTACTTGTCTTCGCTTGCATAATAAGTTTAATGATTGGACCTATTTCTTTCTCTTTAAGTGAAGTATGGGGTGGTCTTGTCCACTCCGATGATTCGCTTGCGAGACGAATTGTCTGGGAGTTACGCTTCCCAAGGGTTTTAATTGGCATGATTGTCGGGATGTGTCTTGCATCATCTGGGGCTATTTTACAAGGTGTGATGAAAAACCCATTAGCAGATCCTGGTATTATCGGTGTGTCTTCAGGAGCTGGTATTGCAGCTACGACAATTATGATCATTTACCCAGCATATCTTATGTTTTTACCTTTAGCAGCTTTCGTAGGGGCTCTTGTCACAGCGCTCATTATTTATGTATTGTCTTGGAAAGGCGGCACTTCACCAGTACGCATTATTTTAGTAGGAGTTGCAATAAATGCTGTCATTGGAGCGTTTATGAGCGCACTAATGCTCTTACATAGCGACAAGGTGCAGTCTGTTCTCCCATGGTTAGCGGGTGGCATAGCCGGCGTTGGTTGGATTCAATTTGAAATGATCATCTATTATGCGATTGCAGCACTTGGATTAGCTTTGTTTTCCATCAGACATATTCGTATTTTAAGGCTTGGGGATGAAGTCGCAAAACTTCTTGGTCATCATGTTGAAAAAAGCAGATTTTTTCTCATCGTTCTTAGTACACTCCTTGCCGGTATTGCAGTAAGTGTTTCAGGATTAATTGGTTTTGTTGGTCTTGTAGTGCCGCATATATTAAGAATAATGATAGGTGGAGATTATCGTTATTTACTACCCGCATCTGCGCTTGGAGGTGGCCTGCTCGTCGTCCTAGCTGATACAGTTGCCCGAAGTGTATTTGATCCAATCGAATTACCAGTCGGCATTTTATTATCATTTTTAGGTGGACCATTTTTCTTATATATGATTCAACGAAGGAGGGATTCATTTGATTCTCACTAA
- a CDS encoding ABC transporter ATP-binding protein, whose product MILTKELSFEHSSSFQLESVDVHIKEGEIVSLIGPNGSGKSTLLRLISRLIVPKSGEVLLDGRLIGSMKSLDVAKKLAMLPQMQDHQLDLTVQELIEFGRYPHRRAYSKLTEEDTDIIQWALDVTRLNSYKNRILQSLSGGERQRAWIAMAIAQRPKILLLDEPTTFLDISHQLDVMELVKELNSRFCMTVVMVLHDINQAARYSERLIVLKNGEIQYDGIPQCVLCREMFQSIFEIDADIYKENGKSFFTPIRLRKEEYV is encoded by the coding sequence TTGATTCTCACTAAAGAATTGTCTTTTGAACATTCATCTTCCTTTCAGTTAGAATCTGTTGATGTACACATAAAAGAAGGGGAAATCGTTAGTTTAATAGGACCGAATGGATCTGGAAAATCTACTTTACTCCGTCTAATCTCGCGACTCATTGTTCCTAAAAGTGGAGAAGTCCTCCTCGATGGAAGATTAATTGGATCAATGAAAAGCTTAGATGTTGCAAAAAAACTTGCGATGTTACCACAGATGCAAGATCATCAACTTGATTTAACTGTGCAAGAACTGATCGAATTCGGGAGATATCCACATCGTAGGGCCTATAGTAAACTGACAGAGGAAGATACTGACATCATCCAGTGGGCGCTGGATGTTACAAGGTTAAATAGCTATAAAAATCGAATACTACAATCTCTTTCTGGTGGAGAAAGGCAACGTGCATGGATTGCTATGGCTATTGCCCAACGACCGAAGATTTTATTATTAGATGAGCCGACAACTTTTCTTGATATATCGCACCAATTGGATGTGATGGAACTTGTAAAAGAATTGAATTCACGATTTTGTATGACAGTAGTAATGGTACTGCACGATATAAACCAAGCAGCACGTTATAGTGAACGACTTATCGTTTTAAAAAATGGAGAGATTCAATATGACGGTATACCCCAATGTGTATTATGTAGAGAAATGTTTCAATCCATCTTTGAAATAGACGCAGATATTTATAAGGAGAACGGAAAATCATTTTTCACCCCAATAAGATTACGAAAGGAAGAATACGTATGA
- a CDS encoding ankyrin repeat domain-containing protein has translation MKKEPLNVELVREFIIAAHGDFESVKKLISEVPTLIHSVINWGGCDWESGIGAAAHTGNRDIAKWLLEHGARMDIFTAAMLGELNIVKAIIDSHPNVINATGPHEIPLIRHAQMGGDAALPVYQYLKSLMSKEVVK, from the coding sequence ATGAAAAAAGAGCCACTTAACGTTGAGTTAGTAAGGGAGTTCATTATTGCAGCACATGGAGATTTTGAATCAGTTAAAAAACTTATTTCTGAAGTGCCTACACTTATTCATTCCGTTATCAACTGGGGAGGGTGCGACTGGGAAAGTGGAATTGGAGCAGCAGCACATACTGGAAATCGTGATATTGCAAAATGGTTACTCGAGCATGGGGCGCGGATGGATATTTTCACAGCAGCTATGCTCGGCGAACTGAATATAGTAAAAGCTATCATCGATAGCCATCCTAATGTAATTAATGCAACAGGTCCGCACGAGATTCCACTCATCCGCCATGCTCAAATGGGCGGAGATGCAGCATTACCTGTATATCAATATTTAAAATCCTTAATGTCAAAGGAGGTGGTGAAATGA
- a CDS encoding antibiotic biosynthesis monooxygenase, with product MKMKAVNTIRIKKGRVEEILVRFTTPKSVHTFEGFILMEVLRKENSPDYDELKICTTWEDRTYFDNWLESRGSQKAHRNKNEQNRDDSPIISSKLTTFEVAIQHKPAGQEIDNAE from the coding sequence ATGAAGATGAAAGCAGTGAACACGATTCGTATAAAAAAAGGAAGAGTAGAGGAAATACTTGTCCGTTTTACAACCCCGAAATCTGTACATACATTTGAGGGTTTTATTCTGATGGAAGTGTTGAGAAAAGAAAATAGTCCTGATTATGATGAGTTAAAAATTTGCACGACATGGGAAGATCGAACATATTTTGATAACTGGTTAGAAAGTAGAGGATCGCAAAAAGCTCATAGAAATAAAAATGAACAAAATAGAGATGATAGCCCGATCATTAGTTCAAAGCTAACTACATTTGAAGTTGCCATTCAGCATAAACCAGCAGGACAAGAAATCGATAATGCAGAATAA
- a CDS encoding IS3 family transposase (programmed frameshift) has product MTQKRARRTFTKEFKGQMVQLFENGKPRADIIREYDLTASAFDKWVKQTQSSGSFSEKDNRTPEEAELIKLRKENQRLMMENDIFKASRADYGTKVDVIRSNRHKYSVSAMCDVLTIPRSTFYYEPIEKPPEDELVEQIRSIFISSRSNYGTRKIKVELEKLGFVVSRRRIGRTMREQGLVSNYTVAQFKPFKEKCNEEPVKNVLNRKFNDQEELAVVVSDLTYVRVNGKWNYVCLFVDLFNREIIGHSAGPNKTAELVYKALSSIDRRLDDIQIFHTDRGNEFKNKLIDRALKTFGIERSLSMKGCPYDNAVAEAMFKVFKTEFANGAHFESLDQLLLELRDYVNWFNKFRIHGTLDYKSPVEYRLQTL; this is encoded by the exons ATGACCCAAAAAAGAGCCAGAAGAACGTTCACAAAAGAATTTAAAGGCCAGATGGTACAACTTTTTGAAAATGGAAAACCAAGAGCTGACATCATCCGTGAATATGATTTGACTGCTTCAGCATTCGACAAATGGGTGAAACAAACTCAGTCTTCGGGATCCTTCAGTGAGAAAGACAACCGAACTCCTGAAGAGGCGGAGTTAATCAAGTTACGTAAGGAAAATCAACGCCTGATGATGGAGAATGATATTT TTAAAGCAAGCCGCGCTGATTATGGGACGAAAGTAGATGTGATTCGTAGTAACCGACACAAATACTCGGTATCAGCAATGTGTGACGTCCTTACCATTCCAAGAAGTACTTTTTACTATGAACCTATTGAGAAACCACCCGAAGACGAACTCGTCGAACAAATTCGATCTATTTTCATCTCGAGTCGAAGCAATTATGGGACCCGTAAAATCAAAGTGGAACTCGAAAAGTTAGGTTTCGTTGTTTCCAGAAGACGTATTGGCCGAACTATGCGAGAGCAAGGTCTTGTATCGAACTATACTGTAGCTCAATTCAAGCCATTCAAAGAAAAGTGTAACGAAGAGCCTGTGAAAAATGTATTGAATAGAAAATTTAATGATCAAGAAGAATTGGCCGTTGTCGTTAGCGATCTAACCTACGTACGTGTGAACGGAAAGTGGAATTACGTATGTTTATTTGTCGATCTTTTTAACCGAGAAATCATTGGACATAGTGCGGGTCCCAATAAAACTGCTGAATTGGTTTACAAAGCGTTATCAAGCATTGATAGACGGCTAGATGACATTCAAATATTCCACACTGATCGCGGGAATGAATTTAAAAACAAATTAATAGATAGAGCCCTAAAAACCTTTGGAATCGAACGATCTTTAAGCATGAAAGGCTGCCCCTACGATAACGCAGTGGCAGAAGCAATGTTCAAAGTGTTCAAGACGGAATTTGCGAATGGTGCACACTTTGAAAGCCTTGACCAGCTCCTACTTGAACTTAGAGATTACGTGAATTGGTTCAACAAGTTTAGAATACACGGCACACTCGATTACAAAAGTCCAGTAGAATACAGATTACAGACCTTATAA
- a CDS encoding HXXEE domain-containing protein, producing MEQWLNIQTLIWLFPIIFVLHDLEEIIMVEKWMDKNSDVIYHKLPRKIADKVIKQFSMSTAQFSVAVLVIFVFVSSSTYMASQYINHGPFGNIYLFTVMILVFFLHVFTHVGQSVFLRSITPGVITSIFIVFPYNIILFNSLFKHQVITWNTLYISIPFIFLIFPVILFAHWIGKKAI from the coding sequence ATGGAACAGTGGCTTAATATTCAAACACTTATTTGGTTATTTCCAATTATATTTGTTCTTCATGATTTGGAAGAAATAATTATGGTTGAAAAGTGGATGGATAAAAATTCAGATGTCATTTATCACAAGTTGCCAAGAAAAATTGCCGATAAAGTTATCAAACAATTTTCAATGTCGACGGCACAATTTTCAGTTGCTGTATTAGTTATTTTTGTATTTGTTAGCAGTTCCACTTATATGGCAAGCCAATATATTAATCATGGTCCATTTGGAAACATATATTTATTTACAGTTATGATATTGGTTTTCTTTCTACATGTATTTACTCATGTTGGTCAGTCTGTTTTTCTTAGGTCAATTACACCTGGCGTTATAACATCAATATTTATAGTCTTTCCTTACAATATTATATTGTTTAATTCATTATTTAAACATCAAGTTATAACTTGGAATACTCTATATATTAGCATACCATTTATTTTCTTAATTTTTCCTGTTATACTTTTTGCTCATTGGATTGGAAAAAAGGCAATTTAA